The proteins below come from a single Serratia ficaria genomic window:
- the rhaB gene encoding rhamnulokinase — protein MTLRHIVSIDLGASSGRVMLCRYRPEQQEITLREVVRFGNGLRRIEGHDCWDVDALERAILQGLQRLDAENIGVDSIGVDTWGVDYVLLDADGQRVGLPVAYRDDRTHGLMQQASRALGAAQIYRRTGIQFLPFNTLYQLRAFTQRHPQQAARVAHLLMMPDYLHYRLTGQLNWEYTNATTSQLLNIRSGEWDAALLEWAGARPAWFGKPTPPGNQLGHWRSAAGRRIPVIAVASHDTASAVLAAPLQDAQAAYLSSGTWSLMGFESARPYTDAAALAANVTNEGGAEGRFRVLKNIMGLWLLQRVCEELEIAELPPLIDQAARLPGCRALIDPNDPRFINPASMVREIQDACLSHGMPAPQSAAALARCIFDSLALLYWQVLEELQTLRGGAFSRLHIVGGGSQNRLLNQLCADACGIELHAGPVEASILGNMGCQLIALGEVADVAAFRRIVARNFTPAVFSPNPDSELVANRNRFQAISLSTKEPCL, from the coding sequence ATGACACTTCGCCATATTGTCTCCATAGATCTCGGCGCCTCCAGCGGCCGGGTGATGCTTTGCCGCTACCGGCCGGAGCAACAGGAAATCACCCTGCGGGAAGTGGTGCGCTTCGGCAACGGCCTGCGGCGCATCGAGGGCCATGACTGCTGGGATGTGGATGCGCTGGAGCGGGCGATCCTGCAGGGGCTGCAGCGGCTCGACGCCGAGAACATCGGCGTGGACAGCATCGGCGTCGACACCTGGGGCGTGGACTATGTGCTGCTGGACGCCGACGGGCAGCGGGTCGGGCTGCCGGTGGCCTACCGCGACGATCGCACCCACGGCCTGATGCAGCAGGCCAGCCGGGCGCTGGGCGCGGCGCAGATCTACCGGCGCACCGGTATTCAGTTTCTGCCGTTCAACACCCTGTATCAGCTGCGGGCTTTCACGCAGCGCCATCCGCAGCAGGCGGCGCGCGTCGCTCACTTGCTGATGATGCCGGATTATTTGCACTATCGGCTGACCGGCCAGCTGAACTGGGAATACACCAACGCCACCACCAGTCAGCTGTTGAACATCCGCAGCGGCGAGTGGGATGCGGCGCTGTTGGAATGGGCCGGCGCGCGGCCGGCGTGGTTCGGCAAACCGACGCCGCCGGGCAATCAGCTGGGGCATTGGCGCAGCGCCGCCGGCAGACGGATCCCGGTGATCGCCGTCGCCAGCCACGACACCGCCAGCGCGGTGCTGGCCGCGCCGCTGCAGGACGCGCAAGCCGCCTACCTCAGCTCCGGCACCTGGTCGCTGATGGGCTTTGAAAGCGCCCGGCCCTATACCGACGCGGCGGCGCTGGCGGCCAACGTCACCAACGAAGGCGGCGCGGAGGGGCGTTTTCGGGTGCTGAAGAACATCATGGGGCTGTGGCTGCTGCAGCGGGTGTGCGAAGAGCTGGAGATAGCCGAACTGCCGCCGTTGATCGACCAGGCGGCGCGCTTGCCGGGCTGCCGCGCGCTGATCGACCCCAACGACCCGCGTTTTATCAATCCGGCCAGCATGGTGCGCGAGATCCAGGACGCCTGCCTCAGCCACGGCATGCCGGCGCCGCAAAGCGCCGCGGCGCTGGCGCGCTGCATCTTCGACAGCCTGGCGCTGCTGTATTGGCAGGTGCTGGAGGAGCTGCAGACGCTGCGCGGCGGCGCCTTCAGCCGCCTGCATATCGTCGGCGGCGGCAGCCAGAACCGGCTGCTCAACCAGCTGTGCGCCGACGCCTGCGGCATCGAACTGCATGCCGGCCCGGTCGAAGCCTCGATCCTCGGCAATATGGGCTGCCAGCTGATCGCGCTGGGGGAGGTGGCGGACGTCGCCGCTTTCCGCCGCATCGTCGCCCGCAACTTTACGCCGGCGGTGTTTTCGCCCAATCCCGACAGCGAACTCGTCGCCAACCGCAACCGATTCCAGGCTATCAGCCTGTCGACAAAGGAACCTTGCTTATGA
- a CDS encoding L-rhamnose isomerase yields the protein MTRSIEQAFDLAKQRFSDLGIDVARALDLLDRLPISVHCWQGDDVRGFENPQGALTGGIQATGGYPGRATNAAQLRADLERAFSLIPGPKRLNLHAIYLESERPVERNAIEPRHFSHWVEWAKSQGLGLDFNPSCFSHPLSSDGFTLAHADPAIRRFWIEHCQASRRISAHFGEQLGTPSVMNIWVPDGMKDLTVDRLAPRRRLMTALDEVLAEPLDARHHIDAVESKLFGIGAESYTVGSNEFCLGYAASRQIALTLDAGHFHPTEVISDKISTAMLYVPRLLLHVSRPVRWDSDHVVLLDDETQAIAQEIVRHQLFDKVHIGLDFFDASINRIAAWVIGTRNVRKALLRALLEPVELLRQREAAGDYTARLALLEEQKSLPWQAIWEGYCLRHDVPVGAGWLEDVRRYEQLNQR from the coding sequence ATGACCCGATCCATTGAACAGGCGTTTGACCTGGCGAAACAGCGCTTCAGCGATCTTGGCATCGACGTTGCGCGCGCGCTGGACCTGCTCGATCGCCTGCCCATTTCCGTCCACTGCTGGCAGGGCGACGACGTGCGCGGCTTCGAAAACCCGCAGGGCGCGCTGACCGGCGGCATCCAGGCCACCGGCGGCTATCCCGGCCGCGCCACCAACGCCGCGCAGCTGCGCGCCGATCTGGAGCGGGCGTTTTCACTGATCCCCGGCCCGAAACGGCTGAACCTGCATGCGATCTATCTGGAAAGCGAGCGCCCGGTCGAGCGCAACGCCATTGAGCCCAGACACTTCAGCCACTGGGTGGAATGGGCCAAAAGCCAGGGCCTGGGACTGGATTTCAACCCGAGCTGCTTCTCGCACCCGCTCAGCAGCGACGGCTTCACGCTGGCGCACGCCGATCCGGCCATCCGCCGCTTCTGGATTGAGCATTGCCAGGCCAGCCGGCGCATCTCGGCCCACTTTGGCGAGCAGCTCGGCACGCCGTCGGTAATGAACATCTGGGTGCCGGACGGCATGAAGGATCTGACCGTCGATCGCCTGGCGCCGCGGCGCCGGCTGATGACCGCGCTGGATGAGGTGCTCGCGGAGCCGCTGGATGCGCGCCACCACATCGACGCGGTGGAAAGCAAGCTGTTCGGCATCGGCGCCGAGAGCTACACCGTCGGCTCCAACGAATTCTGTCTGGGCTATGCCGCCAGCCGCCAGATCGCGCTGACGCTCGACGCCGGCCATTTCCATCCGACCGAGGTGATCTCCGACAAGATTTCCACCGCGATGCTGTATGTGCCGCGGCTGTTGCTGCACGTCAGCCGCCCGGTGCGCTGGGACAGCGACCATGTGGTGCTGCTGGACGACGAAACCCAGGCGATCGCCCAGGAGATCGTGCGCCATCAGCTGTTCGACAAGGTTCACATCGGCCTGGACTTCTTCGACGCGTCGATCAACCGCATCGCCGCCTGGGTGATCGGCACCCGCAACGTGCGCAAGGCGCTGCTGCGGGCGCTGCTGGAGCCGGTCGAGCTGCTGCGGCAGCGGGAGGCGGCGGGGGATTACACCGCGCGGCTGGCGCTGCTGGAAGAGCAGAAGTCGCTGCCGTGGCAGGCTATCTGGGAAGGTTACTGCCTGCGTCACGACGTGCCCGTCGGGGCCGGCTGGCTGGAAGACGTCCGCCGTTACGAACAACTCAATCAACGCTAA
- the rhaD gene encoding rhamnulose-1-phosphate aldolase: MQGILSSWFVQGMVKATADMWLKGWDERNGGNISLRLLDEEVRPYQGDFTPQPRRVELSQPAVELANCWFLVTGSGKFFRNVQLDPADSLALLRVSEDGHAYSIHWGLSHGGLPTSELASHFQSHCVRKTLTDGADRVIMHCHATHLIALSYVLELDAASFTRLLWEGSTECLVVFPHGVGIVPWMVPGTDGIGEQTARQMRSHTLVLWPFHGIFASGPSLDDAFGLIDTAEKSAQVLVKVLSMGGMRQTISTPQLIALGKRFEVTPWQAALDAERAL; the protein is encoded by the coding sequence ATGCAAGGTATTCTTTCTTCATGGTTTGTGCAGGGCATGGTGAAAGCCACCGCCGACATGTGGCTGAAGGGCTGGGATGAACGCAACGGCGGCAATATCAGCCTGCGCTTGCTGGACGAAGAAGTGCGGCCGTATCAGGGCGATTTCACCCCGCAGCCGCGCCGGGTCGAGCTGAGCCAGCCGGCCGTCGAACTGGCCAACTGCTGGTTTCTGGTCACCGGCTCGGGCAAGTTTTTCCGCAACGTGCAGCTCGATCCCGCCGACAGCCTGGCGCTGCTGCGGGTCAGCGAAGACGGCCACGCCTACAGCATTCACTGGGGCTTGAGCCACGGCGGTTTGCCGACCTCCGAGCTGGCGTCGCACTTCCAGTCGCACTGCGTGCGCAAAACGCTGACCGACGGCGCCGATCGGGTGATCATGCACTGCCACGCCACCCATTTGATCGCCCTCAGCTACGTGCTGGAGTTGGACGCCGCCAGCTTTACCCGCCTGCTGTGGGAGGGCAGCACCGAATGCCTGGTGGTGTTCCCGCACGGCGTCGGCATCGTGCCCTGGATGGTGCCCGGCACCGACGGCATCGGCGAGCAGACCGCGCGACAGATGCGCAGCCACACGCTGGTGCTGTGGCCGTTCCACGGCATTTTCGCCAGCGGCCCGTCGCTGGACGACGCCTTCGGCCTGATCGACACCGCCGAGAAGTCGGCGCAGGTGCTGGTCAAGGTGCTGTCGATGGGCGGCATGCGGCAGACCATCAGCACGCCGCAGCTGATTGCGCTGGGGAAACGGTTTGAAGTGACGCCGTGGCAGGCGGCGCTGGACGCGGAACGAGCGTTATGA
- the rhaM gene encoding L-rhamnose mutarotase → MIRKAFVMPVYPHAHAAYRQRHAAIWPELAQTLKQHGAHRYSIFLDARRHLLFAVVEIESEARWQAVADTDVCRRWWLSMRELMPGNPDNSPLSETLEPVFYLE, encoded by the coding sequence ATGATCCGCAAGGCCTTCGTGATGCCGGTGTACCCGCACGCGCACGCGGCGTATCGGCAGCGCCACGCCGCCATCTGGCCGGAGCTGGCGCAAACCCTGAAGCAGCACGGCGCGCATCGCTACAGTATTTTTCTCGATGCGCGGCGTCATTTGCTGTTCGCGGTGGTGGAGATCGAGTCCGAGGCGCGCTGGCAGGCGGTGGCCGACACCGACGTTTGCCGGCGCTGGTGGCTCTCGATGCGCGAGCTGATGCCCGGCAACCCCGACAACAGCCCGCTGAGCGAAACGCTGGAGCCGGTGTTTTATCTGGAATAA
- a CDS encoding sigma-54-dependent Fis family transcriptional regulator gives MDAAGLKPIKDESDPIFSLPEGAEAAEWDNLLWQGWRAFNAGERPGWIRASILSSWQRSRQRGIDPDDFVYCAPPADALAAILAANADLIAVARSVMENLLAYNPDGHINLTDADGVTLHYCGADITPVGSILREEVQGTNCTARCLLEQRLVYVLSGENWKIGLRQRHRQCAAAPVRNTEGAMIGVLTLTATPDNFNAHTLGTVQAAAEAIGQQLQLRRLLAEQQSILETLNEGVIVCDAAGRLTIVNRYARQIFGDLEPGGGHIDALLRPQSASLLTMPFCNDREMTFCPDGKRPLSCLISLMPAPDNGRVLSLREDRRIRAITRRVMGVSASYTFEMIRGHSPAIQQAIAQARTSSRSHSTVLLRGESGTGKELFAQAIHNASARSGEPFVAVNCGALPRDLVQSELFGYVDGAFTGSRRGGSAGKFELADGGTLLLDEIGEMPLEAQTSLLRVLQENEVLRIGAAQPVKVDVRIVAATHCDLALAVESGAFRRDLYYRLNVISIAIPPLRERQDDIAGLITGFIRQLCARMKKIPPQVSPAAMARLQAWRWPGNVRELENLVERMVNLCEGLLIDVEDLPAEMIAATPPLPAAPALRLEDSERAHILQAIEAHAGNLRRAADQLGLSRTTLYNKINRWRIDVRQFRQ, from the coding sequence ATGGACGCCGCGGGACTCAAACCCATCAAAGACGAAAGCGACCCGATCTTCAGCCTGCCCGAGGGCGCGGAGGCCGCTGAGTGGGACAACCTGCTCTGGCAAGGCTGGCGCGCCTTTAACGCCGGGGAGCGGCCGGGTTGGATACGCGCCTCCATCCTGAGTTCCTGGCAGCGTTCGCGCCAACGGGGCATCGATCCCGACGACTTCGTCTATTGCGCCCCGCCCGCCGACGCGCTGGCGGCGATCCTGGCGGCCAACGCCGACCTGATCGCCGTGGCGCGCAGCGTGATGGAAAACCTGCTGGCCTATAACCCGGACGGCCACATCAACCTCACCGACGCCGACGGCGTCACCCTGCATTACTGCGGCGCCGACATCACGCCGGTCGGCAGCATCCTGCGCGAAGAGGTTCAGGGCACCAACTGCACCGCTCGCTGCCTGCTGGAACAACGGCTGGTCTACGTGTTGAGCGGCGAAAACTGGAAGATTGGCCTGCGTCAGCGCCACCGCCAGTGCGCCGCGGCGCCGGTGCGCAATACCGAGGGAGCGATGATCGGCGTGCTGACGTTGACCGCCACGCCGGACAACTTCAACGCCCATACGCTCGGCACCGTGCAGGCGGCGGCGGAGGCCATCGGCCAACAGCTGCAGCTGCGGCGGCTATTGGCCGAGCAACAGTCGATTTTGGAAACCCTGAATGAAGGGGTGATCGTCTGCGACGCCGCCGGGCGGCTGACCATCGTCAACCGCTATGCGCGCCAGATTTTCGGCGATCTGGAGCCCGGCGGCGGGCATATCGATGCGCTGTTGCGGCCGCAGTCCGCTTCGCTGCTGACCATGCCGTTCTGCAACGATCGCGAGATGACGTTCTGCCCCGACGGCAAACGCCCCCTTTCCTGCCTGATTTCGCTGATGCCGGCACCGGACAACGGCCGGGTGCTGTCGCTGCGCGAAGACCGACGCATCCGCGCCATCACCCGCCGCGTGATGGGCGTCAGCGCCAGCTACACCTTCGAAATGATCCGCGGCCATTCCCCCGCCATTCAGCAGGCGATCGCCCAGGCGCGCACCAGCAGCCGCAGCCACAGCACGGTGCTGCTGCGCGGCGAAAGCGGTACCGGCAAAGAGCTGTTCGCGCAGGCGATCCACAACGCCAGCGCGCGCAGCGGCGAGCCTTTTGTCGCGGTCAACTGCGGCGCGCTGCCGCGCGATTTGGTGCAGAGCGAGCTGTTCGGCTATGTCGACGGCGCCTTCACCGGCTCCCGTCGCGGCGGCTCGGCCGGCAAGTTCGAACTGGCGGACGGCGGCACGCTGCTGCTGGACGAGATCGGCGAAATGCCGCTGGAGGCGCAAACCAGCCTGCTGCGCGTGCTGCAGGAAAACGAAGTGCTGCGCATCGGCGCCGCGCAGCCGGTGAAGGTGGACGTGCGCATCGTGGCGGCCACCCACTGCGATCTGGCGCTGGCGGTGGAGAGCGGCGCGTTTCGCCGCGATCTGTATTACCGGCTGAACGTGATCTCCATCGCCATCCCGCCGCTGCGCGAGCGCCAGGACGACATCGCCGGGCTGATCACCGGCTTTATTCGGCAGCTGTGCGCGCGCATGAAGAAAATCCCGCCGCAGGTATCGCCGGCGGCGATGGCGCGCCTGCAGGCCTGGCGCTGGCCCGGCAACGTGCGCGAGCTGGAAAATCTGGTGGAGCGGATGGTCAATCTGTGCGAGGGACTGCTCATTGACGTCGAGGATTTGCCGGCCGAGATGATCGCCGCTACGCCGCCGCTGCCGGCCGCGCCCGCGCTGCGGTTGGAAGACAGCGAGCGGGCGCATATTCTGCAGGCCATCGAGGCGCACGCCGGCAATCTGCGCCGCGCCGCCGATCAGCTCGGGCTGTCGCGCACCACGCTGTACAACAAAATTAACCGCTGGCGCATCGATGTGCGCCAGTTCCGGCAGTAA
- a CDS encoding Gfo/Idh/MocA family oxidoreductase — translation MSELSNNVRVGLIGAGRMGSFHAESLAWRVPGAVLAAVADPMPGAAPDLAARLGVAKAYGDLQNLLDDPEIDAVVIAAPARTHAEWVIAAAQAGKHVFCEKPMAITLEEADRAIAAAERAGVVLQVGFNRRFVGGFAAAIAAIESGENGVTQLSRSVTRDPQLRDPTPIPPWTIFLETLIHDFDTLLHFNPGSRPVEVYALADALVRPDFKARGLLDTAVVTIRFDNGAIATAEASFQAVYGYDVRGEVFGSKGMLQAGNINLNNCVRYHAGGIAIDTSRQDTDLLREAYAAELAAFARCIRQGERPRATGQDARNALEIALACIESVQQGSPVRLGGR, via the coding sequence ATGAGTGAGCTAAGCAACAATGTACGCGTCGGGCTGATCGGCGCCGGCCGCATGGGCAGTTTTCACGCCGAGTCGCTGGCCTGGCGGGTACCGGGCGCCGTGCTGGCCGCGGTGGCCGACCCGATGCCCGGCGCCGCGCCGGATCTGGCGGCGCGGCTGGGCGTGGCCAAAGCCTACGGCGACCTGCAGAACCTGCTGGATGATCCTGAGATTGACGCGGTGGTCATCGCCGCCCCGGCGCGCACCCATGCGGAATGGGTGATCGCCGCCGCGCAGGCCGGCAAACACGTGTTCTGTGAAAAGCCGATGGCCATCACGCTGGAGGAGGCCGATCGGGCCATCGCCGCCGCCGAACGGGCGGGCGTGGTGTTGCAGGTCGGTTTTAACCGTCGGTTTGTCGGCGGCTTCGCCGCCGCGATCGCCGCGATCGAGAGCGGCGAGAACGGCGTGACGCAGTTATCCCGCTCGGTAACGCGCGATCCGCAGCTGCGCGACCCCACGCCGATCCCGCCGTGGACCATTTTCCTCGAAACGCTGATCCACGATTTCGATACGCTGCTGCATTTCAACCCCGGCAGCCGCCCGGTGGAGGTCTACGCGCTGGCGGATGCGCTGGTGCGGCCGGACTTCAAGGCGCGCGGGCTGCTCGATACCGCGGTGGTGACGATCCGTTTCGATAACGGCGCCATCGCCACCGCCGAAGCCAGCTTCCAGGCGGTATACGGTTACGACGTGCGCGGCGAGGTGTTCGGCAGCAAGGGAATGCTGCAGGCCGGCAACATCAACCTCAACAACTGCGTGCGCTATCACGCCGGCGGCATCGCCATCGACACCTCGCGGCAGGACACCGACCTGTTGCGCGAGGCCTACGCGGCCGAGCTGGCGGCGTTCGCCCGTTGCATTAGGCAGGGCGAGCGGCCGCGCGCCACCGGGCAGGATGCGCGCAACGCGCTGGAAATTGCGCTGGCCTGCATCGAGTCGGTTCAACAGGGCAGCCCGGTGCGGCTGGGGGGGCGCTGA
- a CDS encoding TIM barrel protein, with product MAGYQLSVCAEMVFLELPFVERVQRIAELGFGVEIWGWADKDIDALAATGARFTSMTGYLGGNLTDDDRIAELLQSAEASLAVAQRLNCPNLNLHGTGLDGKGVPVRPVERVSGAMWLQAADTLRRLAQWGERSGRVFTLENLNLEVDHPGTPFARASDTLALVEAVGSPGLKMNLDLYHAQIGEGNLIALMRRCGPAIGEIQVADVPGRRQPGTGEINYRAIARALAEMDYRGVVALEGWAAGDSTEALRQFREHFTL from the coding sequence ATGGCCGGTTATCAGCTCTCGGTGTGCGCCGAGATGGTGTTTCTCGAGCTGCCGTTCGTCGAACGGGTACAGCGCATCGCCGAATTGGGATTTGGCGTTGAAATCTGGGGCTGGGCCGATAAGGACATCGATGCCCTGGCGGCTACCGGAGCGCGCTTCACCTCGATGACCGGCTATCTCGGCGGCAACCTGACCGATGACGATCGGATCGCCGAACTGCTGCAGAGCGCGGAAGCCTCGCTGGCGGTGGCGCAGCGGCTGAACTGCCCCAACCTCAACCTGCACGGCACCGGGCTGGACGGGAAGGGGGTGCCGGTGCGGCCGGTCGAACGGGTGAGCGGCGCAATGTGGCTGCAGGCGGCAGACACCCTGCGGCGGCTGGCGCAGTGGGGTGAACGCAGCGGGCGGGTGTTTACGCTGGAAAACCTCAACCTCGAGGTCGACCATCCGGGCACGCCGTTCGCCCGGGCCAGCGATACGCTGGCGTTGGTTGAAGCGGTCGGCAGCCCGGGGCTGAAGATGAATCTCGACCTGTACCATGCGCAAATTGGCGAAGGCAACCTGATCGCGCTGATGCGGCGCTGCGGCCCGGCGATCGGCGAGATCCAGGTGGCCGACGTGCCGGGGCGCCGCCAACCCGGCACCGGGGAAATCAACTACCGCGCCATCGCCCGCGCGCTGGCGGAGATGGACTACCGGGGCGTGGTGGCGCTGGAGGGCTGGGCCGCCGGCGACAGCACCGAAGCGCTGCGGCAGTTCCGCGAGCATTTCACCCTGTAA
- a CDS encoding substrate-binding domain-containing protein: protein MKIKTLLWIMLSIAISFGAEAKSYRVGVALANFDLNFVSILRTQMADELKQQQMDGQFVDAKGDVALQVQQVEDFINLGVDAIILNPVDTQGVQPMMAAAKRADIPLIFVNRKPEVKLEQEMAYVGSDSAVGGEMQMEALAKRMNYRGNVAILMGALSNEEARERTRAVEAVIAKYKDMKVLEKQSARWQRNEAVDVVSGWLLNGSPIDAIAANNDEMAIGAIMALNQAKNKNILVAGIDGTPDGLQFIKNGGMALTIFQDAKGQAIGAVKVTKALLDKQPTEPYLWVPYKTITQANLAQFAAASP from the coding sequence ATGAAAATCAAAACCCTACTGTGGATAATGTTGAGTATCGCCATCAGCTTCGGCGCCGAGGCGAAGAGCTATCGCGTCGGGGTGGCGCTGGCTAATTTCGATCTTAACTTCGTCTCCATCCTGCGTACGCAAATGGCCGACGAACTGAAACAGCAGCAAATGGACGGCCAGTTTGTCGACGCCAAAGGCGACGTGGCGCTGCAGGTGCAGCAGGTGGAAGACTTCATCAACCTCGGCGTCGACGCCATCATCCTCAACCCGGTGGATACCCAGGGCGTGCAGCCGATGATGGCGGCGGCCAAACGGGCCGACATTCCGCTGATCTTCGTTAACCGCAAGCCGGAGGTGAAGCTGGAGCAGGAGATGGCCTACGTCGGCTCCGACTCCGCGGTGGGCGGAGAAATGCAGATGGAGGCGCTGGCGAAGCGCATGAACTACCGCGGCAACGTGGCGATCCTGATGGGCGCGTTGTCCAACGAAGAGGCGCGCGAACGCACCCGGGCGGTGGAGGCGGTGATCGCCAAATATAAGGACATGAAGGTGCTGGAGAAACAGAGCGCGCGCTGGCAACGCAACGAAGCGGTGGATGTGGTCTCCGGCTGGCTGCTCAACGGCAGCCCGATCGACGCCATCGCCGCCAACAACGACGAAATGGCCATCGGCGCCATCATGGCGCTCAACCAGGCGAAGAATAAAAACATTTTGGTGGCCGGCATCGACGGCACGCCGGACGGCCTGCAGTTTATCAAAAACGGCGGCATGGCGCTGACCATCTTCCAGGACGCCAAAGGACAGGCGATCGGCGCGGTTAAGGTAACCAAAGCGCTGTTGGACAAACAGCCGACCGAGCCTTACCTGTGGGTGCCGTATAAAACCATCACCCAGGCCAATTTGGCGCAGTTCGCCGCCGCCAGCCCTTAG
- a CDS encoding ABC transporter substrate-binding protein, which translates to MIYSKKLAIIAALLGFSAVVDAAPGVDIVANETPIHTVKNADAVAKIPAGFKFVEPGTLTVAISLLGSGPPFGLYARDNKTVIGSESDIARLVADGLGLKLKLVPTSWEDWPLGVSSGKYDAAIYNITVTNERKTRFDFATYRQDTLGFYVKSDSKITAITSAPDIAGKKIIVDSGTNQEAVLLAWDKENRAKGLAPLQPVYVTDKAASTLAIQSGRADATFGPNVSGAYQAKLTGKTRLVGIVPGGWPKTANIAVTLKKGNGLAAAVQASLNGAIANGSYLQVLERWAESDEKIAHSEINPPGLGD; encoded by the coding sequence ATGATATATAGCAAAAAACTGGCAATCATCGCGGCGCTGTTGGGCTTTTCGGCCGTGGTTGACGCCGCGCCGGGCGTCGATATCGTGGCGAACGAAACCCCCATCCATACGGTGAAAAACGCCGACGCCGTCGCCAAGATCCCCGCCGGATTCAAATTTGTCGAGCCCGGCACGCTGACGGTGGCGATCTCGCTGCTAGGCAGCGGGCCGCCGTTCGGGCTCTACGCCCGCGACAACAAAACGGTGATCGGCAGCGAATCGGACATTGCGCGGCTGGTGGCCGATGGCCTGGGGCTGAAGCTCAAACTGGTGCCGACCTCGTGGGAGGACTGGCCATTGGGGGTGAGTTCCGGTAAGTACGACGCGGCCATCTATAACATCACCGTGACCAACGAGCGCAAAACCAGGTTCGATTTCGCCACTTACCGCCAGGATACGCTGGGCTTCTACGTGAAAAGCGACAGCAAAATCACCGCGATAACTTCGGCGCCGGACATCGCCGGCAAGAAGATTATCGTCGACTCCGGCACCAACCAGGAGGCGGTGCTGCTGGCCTGGGATAAAGAAAACCGCGCCAAGGGCCTGGCGCCGCTGCAGCCGGTGTATGTTACCGACAAAGCGGCGTCCACGCTGGCCATTCAGTCCGGCCGCGCCGACGCCACCTTCGGGCCGAACGTTTCCGGCGCCTACCAGGCCAAGCTGACCGGCAAAACCCGCCTGGTGGGCATCGTGCCGGGCGGCTGGCCGAAAACCGCCAACATCGCCGTCACGCTGAAGAAAGGCAATGGGCTGGCGGCGGCGGTGCAGGCCTCGCTCAACGGCGCCATCGCCAACGGCAGCTACCTGCAGGTGCTGGAGCGCTGGGCCGAAAGCGACGAGAAAATTGCGCATTCGGAAATCAATCCGCCGGGGCTGGGGGACTGA
- a CDS encoding contact-dependent growth inhibition system immunity protein produces MGNFSALEHLIQIYFGQDSYEITGATTLSGSGVMDFYLKDNPPSQINTLIADVAEFEAAYPDTLDDEFISRWGNDVVPELWGTTTKDFLERIRLLAARRQPS; encoded by the coding sequence ATGGGTAACTTTTCCGCACTCGAGCATCTGATACAAATTTATTTCGGGCAGGATAGCTATGAAATCACTGGAGCAACGACCCTTTCAGGTTCAGGTGTCATGGACTTCTATCTTAAGGACAATCCTCCATCACAGATCAATACGCTGATTGCAGATGTGGCTGAATTTGAAGCTGCATACCCTGATACGCTTGATGATGAGTTTATTTCGCGCTGGGGGAACGATGTTGTGCCGGAGCTATGGGGAACAACGACAAAGGATTTCTTGGAACGAATTCGGCTATTGGCAGCGCGCCGCCAACCCAGCTAG